The Neochlamydia sp. S13 genome has a segment encoding these proteins:
- a CDS encoding DUF192 domain-containing protein, protein MHSAYLLFLLLMHTVLPLKAGTIPIELEIAFTEEERAWGLMQRSHLPENRGMLFYFPKGNLWMFNTLIDLSAAFLDDKGSILEIAELKSYPEMMDPHRPVNKLSEMWKYPADDKIFLFFLQKSKALPTGTYYILEMNKKWFKKKGVTVGDKVVWHLNSSQASIVKLSSPSTGK, encoded by the coding sequence ATGCATTCAGCTTATCTCTTATTTTTGCTATTAATGCATACAGTTTTACCTTTAAAGGCTGGAACAATCCCTATCGAATTAGAGATAGCCTTTACGGAGGAAGAGCGCGCCTGGGGCTTAATGCAACGCTCCCATCTACCAGAGAATCGAGGAATGTTGTTTTACTTTCCTAAAGGGAATCTTTGGATGTTCAATACTTTAATAGACCTTTCAGCAGCTTTCTTAGATGACAAAGGTAGCATCTTAGAGATAGCCGAGCTAAAATCTTATCCTGAAATGATGGATCCCCATAGACCTGTAAATAAATTAAGCGAGATGTGGAAATATCCTGCAGATGATAAAATATTTTTATTCTTTTTGCAAAAAAGTAAAGCTCTACCTACGGGAACTTATTATATTTTAGAGATGAATAAAAAATGGTTCAAAAAAAAGGGAGTAACTGTAGGAGACAAAGTCGTGTGGCATTTAAATTCTTCCCAAGCCTCTATAGTAAAGCTCTCTTCCCCTTCGACAGGTAAATAA
- the pknD gene encoding serine/threonine-protein kinase PknD, whose protein sequence is MATEAATSFVSSHLPEEKQVQFSIGNYKILESIGKGGMGEVFLAYDTSCGRRLALKRIREDLLQHPQVHHRFLKEAHITSQLTHPAIIPIYSIYAEKNQAYYTMPFVEGETLKQVLKNARKQDKLGLKSGQTSSIPSLMRIFLSLCQAVAYAHSKGILHRDLKLENVIVGKYGETVILDWGLAHLLRAESAEEEIYQEPSPDLKQGSLYHITRLGKVVGTIAYMAPERALGQPATFQTDIYSLGVILYQMLTLRHPFKRGSLKDFRKNMAQEKLYDPLEVAPYRDVPRILSRISLKCLAVALDQRYSTVDDVIHDLETYLEGRSEWFQITELQISNKNDWEFQENVLIAEYTAITRGTEISDWVSLMISKDSFAENTKIEAHVKLGKKCHGIGFLLSIPEIAERAHLNDGYCLWLGSQSHRSTKLLRSAVEVMHHPDIFLQGEEWYHIRIEKIDQNIHFYLNNIHQFSYISHLPLAGTHLGLLSSDADYEISPLSISVGSLNIRVNCLAVPDAFLAHKDYTTALSEYRRIGYSFPGTAEGREAMFRAGITLLEQARNNHSAEKKQQLYEDSLEEFWKLHSTPGAPLEYLGKALVYQALDDPDEEIKCFELAYRRYPQHPLLPVLEEQILYRMLESSRHNRKATYQFILFVLRYLPSIISQNNVRKLFHSLQRHWEPLHFMLNEKEIAKSEKLKNFDFAIHLAFWTAKPYTLSEILDDLTKLEPIPLTLCTNAIYALIELGSYALAKVKLNELNKKISSSQVLLHETELLTIAIKVYQQPIEKCLDQLLTLLPKRSLEKSELRALTHLIRFAIKKHNYPFIFEAVKKMHSFTLDTETSIGLNCALIFAHLAEKNWEKAGELLQQYPLEIINQEWHPLHLFYGIWLYMTKGKERAYLHFSEVLEAPFPRSWTLFSHMMTFKIDENPAWLNKAFAWEKRQLYSQAAFFFHCIGDQEKHAYYSRLEAQQYVYAKV, encoded by the coding sequence ATGGCAACGGAAGCAGCCACTTCTTTTGTTTCCAGCCATCTGCCTGAAGAAAAGCAAGTTCAATTTTCTATCGGTAATTACAAAATCCTCGAAAGTATCGGCAAAGGAGGGATGGGAGAAGTTTTTTTAGCTTATGATACCTCCTGTGGACGCCGCCTAGCCCTTAAACGTATTCGTGAAGATCTACTTCAACATCCTCAAGTTCATCATCGTTTTTTAAAAGAAGCGCACATTACAAGCCAGCTGACTCATCCTGCTATTATTCCTATTTATTCTATTTATGCAGAGAAAAACCAGGCTTACTACACCATGCCTTTTGTGGAAGGAGAAACCCTAAAACAAGTTTTAAAGAATGCTAGGAAGCAAGATAAGTTAGGTCTAAAATCAGGACAAACTAGTTCAATACCCTCCTTGATGCGCATTTTTCTTAGTCTATGCCAAGCAGTGGCGTATGCTCATTCCAAAGGTATTCTTCATAGAGATCTTAAACTTGAAAATGTCATTGTAGGAAAATATGGCGAAACGGTGATCCTTGATTGGGGGCTAGCTCATCTTTTAAGAGCAGAAAGTGCAGAAGAGGAAATTTATCAAGAGCCTTCGCCAGATCTTAAACAGGGTTCTTTATATCATATTACGCGCCTTGGAAAAGTTGTGGGAACTATCGCTTATATGGCACCCGAAAGGGCTTTAGGCCAGCCAGCCACCTTTCAGACAGATATTTATTCACTGGGAGTGATTTTATACCAGATGTTAACCTTAAGGCATCCTTTCAAAAGAGGTTCTTTAAAAGACTTTAGAAAAAATATGGCTCAAGAAAAGCTGTATGATCCTTTGGAAGTAGCTCCTTATCGTGATGTACCACGTATCCTCTCTAGAATTTCTTTAAAGTGTCTTGCTGTAGCCTTAGACCAACGTTATTCAACGGTTGACGATGTGATTCATGATCTAGAAACCTACCTCGAAGGCCGTTCTGAATGGTTTCAGATAACAGAATTACAAATAAGCAATAAAAACGACTGGGAATTTCAAGAAAATGTTTTAATTGCTGAATATACTGCCATTACGCGCGGGACGGAAATTTCTGATTGGGTCAGCTTGATGATTTCTAAAGATTCTTTCGCAGAAAATACTAAAATTGAAGCGCATGTTAAACTAGGAAAAAAATGCCACGGCATTGGCTTTCTTCTTAGTATTCCAGAAATTGCTGAGCGCGCGCACCTAAATGATGGCTATTGTTTATGGCTAGGTTCTCAATCTCATCGTTCCACGAAGCTGCTGCGCTCGGCAGTAGAGGTGATGCATCACCCTGATATTTTTTTGCAAGGAGAGGAGTGGTACCATATTCGCATCGAAAAAATCGATCAAAATATTCACTTTTATTTAAATAACATTCATCAATTTTCATATATAAGTCATTTACCGTTAGCGGGCACTCACCTGGGGCTGCTGTCGAGCGACGCTGATTATGAAATTTCACCTCTTAGTATTTCAGTAGGAAGCCTTAATATCCGGGTTAATTGCCTGGCAGTTCCTGATGCGTTTCTTGCTCATAAAGATTATACCACAGCTTTAAGTGAATATCGACGTATCGGCTACTCCTTTCCGGGAACGGCTGAAGGCAGAGAAGCTATGTTTAGAGCTGGGATAACACTTCTTGAGCAAGCTCGCAACAATCATAGCGCAGAAAAAAAACAGCAACTTTATGAAGACTCTTTAGAAGAATTCTGGAAATTGCATTCTACTCCTGGTGCCCCCCTAGAATATTTAGGTAAAGCTCTCGTTTATCAGGCGTTAGATGACCCCGATGAAGAAATCAAATGTTTTGAGCTAGCGTATCGTCGCTACCCTCAACATCCTCTTCTTCCAGTGCTTGAAGAACAAATCCTTTATCGCATGCTTGAAAGTTCCAGGCATAATCGTAAAGCTACCTATCAATTTATATTATTTGTTCTACGCTACCTTCCTTCTATCATCTCGCAAAACAATGTTAGAAAGCTATTTCATAGCTTGCAAAGGCATTGGGAGCCCTTACATTTTATGTTAAATGAAAAGGAGATTGCTAAATCTGAAAAATTGAAAAATTTTGACTTTGCTATCCATCTTGCCTTTTGGACAGCCAAGCCTTATACCTTAAGTGAAATCCTAGATGATCTTACTAAGCTTGAGCCTATTCCCTTAACCTTATGCACTAACGCTATTTATGCTCTTATCGAGCTTGGCAGCTATGCCCTTGCCAAAGTTAAGTTGAACGAGTTAAATAAAAAAATTTCTTCTTCTCAAGTGCTTTTACATGAAACAGAGCTTCTTACAATTGCTATAAAAGTTTACCAGCAGCCTATCGAAAAATGTTTGGATCAACTACTTACACTATTACCTAAGCGCTCCCTTGAAAAAAGCGAGCTTCGAGCTTTAACCCATCTTATCAGATTTGCCATTAAGAAACACAACTACCCTTTTATTTTCGAAGCCGTAAAAAAAATGCATTCCTTTACCTTAGATACCGAAACTTCTATTGGGCTTAATTGTGCCTTGATTTTTGCTCATCTTGCTGAAAAAAATTGGGAAAAAGCGGGTGAATTGCTGCAACAATATCCTCTTGAAATTATCAATCAAGAGTGGCATCCTCTCCACCTATTCTACGGCATATGGCTATACATGACTAAAGGCAAAGAAAGAGCCTACCTACACTTTTCAGAGGTATTAGAGGCTCCTTTTCCTCGTTCGTGGACTCTATTTAGCCATATGATGACTTTTAAAATCGATGAAAATCCTGCCTGGTTGAATAAAGCTTTCGCGTGGGAAAAGCGTCAACTCTATTCACAAGCCGCCTTTTTTTTCCATTGTATTGGCGATCAAGAAAAACATGCTTATTACTCTCGCCTTGAAGCCCAGCAATATGTTTATGCTAAAGTCTAG
- a CDS encoding valine--tRNA ligase: MSPSPFESTELPKAYEAKNVDAKWFSFWESKGYFSANPNSPKKPFCIVIPPPNVTGQLHMGHALTNTLQDVLIRWKRMSGFEALWVPGTDHAGISTQTVVERHLIKTTGKKRKDFSREEFLQHVWKWKEENESRIINQLKKMGCSCDWARQRFTLDEGNNRAVKTMFKKLYEMGLIYRGDYLVNWDPVTQTALADDEVEYEEKQSFLWFFQYPLSDASGFVSFATTRPETMLGDTALAVSPKDPRYAQWIGKTVYHPLTQQHIPLIADHLVDPDFGTGVVKITPAHDPIDYQIGLSHHLPFINIMTPDGKINEKGGKYAGLSMEEARQAVIEEMQQQGLLKQVVPHLHRVGVSYRSKAIIQPYMSKQWFIKMEGFAKKLRAALTEERIHFIPKNWENTYLHWIDNLRDWCISRQLWWGHRIPVWYHRKNPENIICYEGEGLPPEIEKNPCDWVQEEDVLDTWFSSGLWPFAALGWPEQNAVLKKFYPNSVLITGHDILFFWVARMIFMGEQAMEQVPFPDIYLHGLIYGKSYWRKTAEGGISYLTDKERLEYDLGKPTPPDVQSNWEKMSKTKGNVIDPLEIIDEYGTDAMRMALCASANQAREIDLDRRRFEEFRNFANKIWNGARFIFMNLQGEHSLSPEEFAQGLNKNILALEDRWILSVLNRVVDKVNTKLAHYQFDQAAMEAYDFFWKEFCSYYLEIAKPILFGKQGTSEDRKNKQKLLAIVLCQSMRLIHPMAPFISEELFQQLKRLLGTSPRHTDADLYTQEAIEALQSPACIVAPYPQVTNKLDCHAEIDHAFNIIENVVYLIRNLRGEMKLPLNTVTNVHIVGKEDDKLLPLIKENTSIIKALIKINEFQLHYVEKEFGLSSSTFYQSLKIIIPIPEELMKQEKARLLKEKERLNLAIDKINIQLANHDFVAKAPAPLIQKHTEQLAQAKKSLEEVTTKLSQLT, from the coding sequence ATGAGCCCATCCCCTTTTGAATCTACCGAACTACCTAAAGCTTATGAGGCCAAAAATGTTGATGCCAAGTGGTTTAGCTTTTGGGAAAGTAAAGGGTATTTTAGTGCTAATCCCAACTCTCCCAAAAAGCCTTTTTGTATTGTTATCCCTCCTCCTAACGTGACTGGTCAGCTTCATATGGGGCATGCACTTACTAATACTTTACAAGATGTTCTTATTCGCTGGAAACGCATGTCTGGATTTGAAGCTCTGTGGGTTCCAGGTACTGACCATGCAGGTATTTCTACTCAAACAGTGGTAGAACGCCATCTAATTAAAACTACTGGTAAAAAACGTAAAGATTTTTCCCGAGAAGAATTTCTACAACATGTTTGGAAATGGAAAGAAGAAAATGAAAGCCGTATAATCAACCAGCTAAAAAAAATGGGCTGTTCTTGTGATTGGGCACGCCAGCGCTTTACCCTCGATGAAGGAAACAACCGCGCAGTCAAAACGATGTTTAAAAAACTTTATGAGATGGGGTTGATCTATCGCGGAGATTATCTGGTAAATTGGGATCCTGTGACCCAAACCGCTCTTGCGGATGACGAGGTAGAATATGAAGAAAAGCAATCTTTTCTATGGTTTTTCCAGTATCCTTTAAGCGACGCTTCTGGTTTTGTAAGCTTTGCCACTACCCGTCCAGAAACTATGTTGGGAGATACAGCTCTTGCCGTATCCCCTAAAGATCCACGCTATGCACAGTGGATAGGTAAAACTGTCTATCACCCTTTAACTCAACAACATATTCCTCTGATTGCCGATCATCTTGTAGATCCTGACTTTGGAACGGGAGTGGTCAAAATTACACCTGCACACGATCCTATCGACTATCAAATAGGTTTATCCCATCATCTTCCTTTTATTAATATCATGACACCCGATGGTAAAATTAACGAAAAAGGCGGAAAGTATGCAGGGTTATCTATGGAAGAAGCACGCCAAGCGGTGATAGAGGAGATGCAACAGCAAGGCCTTTTAAAGCAAGTAGTTCCTCATCTTCACCGAGTAGGAGTTTCTTACCGTTCTAAAGCCATTATTCAGCCCTACATGTCTAAGCAATGGTTTATCAAGATGGAGGGCTTCGCTAAAAAATTACGTGCTGCTTTGACCGAAGAACGCATCCATTTTATTCCTAAAAATTGGGAAAACACCTATCTCCATTGGATAGATAATTTACGTGACTGGTGCATTAGCCGACAGCTATGGTGGGGACATCGCATCCCTGTATGGTATCATCGTAAAAATCCTGAAAATATTATCTGCTATGAAGGAGAAGGGCTGCCTCCGGAAATTGAAAAAAATCCATGCGATTGGGTGCAGGAAGAAGATGTGTTGGATACCTGGTTTTCATCAGGCCTTTGGCCCTTTGCAGCCTTAGGATGGCCAGAACAGAACGCTGTACTTAAAAAGTTTTATCCTAATTCCGTGTTAATTACTGGTCATGATATTTTATTTTTCTGGGTAGCCCGTATGATTTTTATGGGTGAGCAGGCGATGGAACAAGTTCCTTTTCCTGATATTTATCTGCATGGCTTGATTTACGGCAAATCTTATTGGAGAAAGACAGCAGAAGGAGGAATCTCCTATCTTACCGATAAAGAACGCTTAGAGTATGATCTAGGTAAGCCGACCCCTCCCGATGTCCAATCAAATTGGGAAAAAATGTCCAAAACTAAAGGCAACGTCATTGATCCTTTAGAAATCATCGATGAGTATGGCACGGATGCGATGCGCATGGCTTTATGTGCTAGTGCTAATCAAGCGCGCGAGATCGATTTAGATCGACGACGTTTTGAAGAATTTCGTAATTTTGCTAACAAAATTTGGAATGGGGCCCGCTTTATTTTTATGAATCTTCAGGGAGAGCATTCTTTAAGCCCCGAAGAATTCGCTCAAGGACTTAATAAAAATATCCTTGCTCTAGAAGATCGCTGGATTCTTTCTGTACTTAATCGCGTGGTCGATAAGGTTAATACTAAATTAGCTCATTATCAATTTGATCAAGCTGCCATGGAAGCCTACGATTTTTTCTGGAAAGAGTTTTGTTCTTATTATCTTGAGATCGCCAAACCCATACTTTTTGGTAAACAAGGAACAAGCGAAGACCGAAAAAACAAACAAAAGCTGTTAGCTATTGTACTTTGCCAGTCAATGCGTCTTATCCATCCTATGGCACCTTTTATCAGTGAAGAACTCTTTCAGCAACTCAAGCGTCTGCTAGGGACTAGCCCAAGGCATACAGACGCGGATCTTTATACGCAAGAAGCTATAGAGGCATTGCAGAGTCCAGCCTGTATTGTTGCCCCCTATCCCCAAGTGACTAATAAGCTAGATTGCCATGCTGAAATCGATCATGCTTTTAATATTATTGAAAATGTTGTTTACCTCATTCGTAACTTGCGAGGTGAAATGAAGCTACCTCTTAATACAGTTACCAATGTGCACATCGTAGGAAAAGAAGACGATAAACTTCTTCCTTTAATTAAAGAAAATACAAGCATTATTAAAGCATTGATAAAAATTAACGAATTTCAGCTCCACTATGTAGAGAAAGAATTTGGACTTTCCTCCTCTACCTTCTATCAAAGTCTTAAGATCATTATTCCTATACCCGAAGAACTCATGAAGCAGGAAAAAGCTCGCCTGTTGAAAGAAAAAGAGCGCTTAAATTTGGCCATTGATAAAATTAATATACAATTGGCTAATCATGACTTTGTAGCCAAAGCTCCTGCCCCCTTGATTCAAAAACATACAGAGCAATTGGCACAAGCCAAGAAAAGCTTAGAGGAAGTTACTACAAAGCTAAGCCAATTGACATAA